The following proteins are encoded in a genomic region of Nitrospiraceae bacterium:
- the dnaN gene encoding DNA polymerase III subunit beta has product MKVRIGRDELLTGLQRVQGVVEKRNTMPILSNILFEAKQEGAEIVATDLELGMRGLYKATVLKPGGITVSARKLYEIIKELPAGDIELISGDNNWTTIQAGKSQFKIVGLPSADYPALPTIDREGLIPLAGAGLLELIRKTLFAAGDNDARYILNGLLVTLITTDKKTMLRLVGTDGHRLAVAEQDVGKATGKGAPQEIKAIIPKKAAHEMQRLLEEGGDGEPLIGFTKNLMIFRKSGLLLTSRLMEGNYPNYQQVIPKEGQKKVSVNRVEFESALRRVSVLSRDKANAVKVSFAAGRMTLFSSNPDYGEATEELAARYDGEALNTGFNARYLLDVFGVMDGETISLQMDNPLSPCLIQEPDSPGFKCVVMPIKI; this is encoded by the coding sequence ATGAAGGTACGGATTGGGCGTGACGAATTGTTGACGGGCCTCCAGCGCGTACAGGGCGTCGTGGAGAAGCGAAACACCATGCCCATTCTTTCCAATATCCTGTTCGAGGCCAAGCAGGAGGGGGCGGAGATCGTGGCCACCGACTTGGAGCTGGGAATGCGCGGGCTCTACAAGGCCACGGTTCTGAAGCCGGGAGGCATTACCGTCTCCGCACGCAAGCTGTATGAGATAATCAAGGAACTTCCGGCGGGGGACATCGAGCTCATATCAGGAGACAATAATTGGACGACGATTCAAGCAGGCAAAAGCCAGTTCAAGATTGTCGGGCTTCCGAGCGCGGACTATCCGGCGCTTCCGACCATCGATCGAGAGGGCCTTATTCCCCTCGCGGGAGCCGGCCTTCTCGAACTGATTCGCAAGACCCTCTTTGCGGCCGGCGACAACGATGCACGGTATATTCTCAACGGGCTCCTGGTCACGCTGATCACGACCGATAAGAAGACGATGTTGCGGTTGGTTGGCACCGACGGTCACCGGTTGGCGGTGGCTGAACAGGACGTCGGCAAGGCAACCGGCAAGGGGGCGCCGCAAGAAATCAAGGCGATCATTCCTAAAAAGGCGGCGCATGAGATGCAGCGCCTGCTGGAAGAAGGCGGTGATGGGGAACCGTTGATCGGGTTCACCAAGAACCTCATGATCTTCCGGAAAAGCGGTCTTTTGTTGACCTCCCGGCTGATGGAGGGAAACTACCCCAACTATCAGCAGGTCATTCCAAAAGAAGGCCAGAAAAAGGTCAGCGTCAACCGCGTCGAATTCGAGAGCGCCCTCCGCCGCGTCTCGGTGCTCTCGCGGGACAAGGCGAACGCCGTGAAAGTCTCATTTGCGGCGGGGCGGATGACGCTGTTCTCGAGCAATCCGGACTATGGCGAGGCCACGGAAGAACTGGCGGCGCGGTACGACGGCGAGGCCCTGAATACAGGGTTCAACGCCCGCTACCTCCTGGATGTCTTCGGGGTGATGGACGGAGAGACGATCTCTCTCCAGATGGACAACCCGCTCAGTCCCTGTTTGATCCAGGAGCCCGATAGTCCAGGGTTCAAGTGCGTCGTGATGCCGATCAAGATCTAG
- the dnaA gene encoding chromosomal replication initiator protein DnaA codes for MSVTSVWQEALSYIQGKVPKQVYDTWFTPVQLERIEESTAQIGVPNKFFGDWLSQHYGPLLAEAVSNARGGGDLAVSFVVFQRYAARQPENPPISQAGRTGTPVRARRGGQLNPKYTFKNFVVGAGNQFAHAACMAVAEQPAKAYNPLFIYGGVGLGKTHLLNAIANHVAERTDLRIAYLTTEQFTNEVINSIRYDKMMDLRKRYRHIDMLMIDDIQFLAGKERTQEEFFHTFNSLYEAHKQIVLSSDRFPKDMPDIEERLRSRFEWGLIADLQPPDVETRIAILRKKSEDEGVTLPEDVIQFLSTTMKSNIRELEGSLVRLGAYASLTGQTITLDMAKNVLRDLIGDKKKIVSMEDIQEAVSARFHVKIADLKSRRRSKTLVHPRQIAMYLCRELTDASYPEIGRHFGGKDHTTIIHACRQITKAQDGDATLNATLESLREEILRG; via the coding sequence ATGAGCGTTACGAGCGTCTGGCAAGAGGCTCTGTCCTACATTCAGGGTAAGGTCCCAAAGCAGGTCTACGACACCTGGTTCACTCCGGTTCAGCTTGAGAGAATTGAGGAGTCGACCGCACAAATAGGCGTTCCTAATAAGTTTTTTGGGGATTGGCTCAGTCAGCATTATGGTCCGCTGCTTGCGGAGGCTGTCTCAAATGCCAGGGGGGGTGGCGACCTCGCTGTAAGCTTTGTCGTGTTTCAGCGTTATGCAGCCCGTCAACCAGAAAATCCCCCAATCAGTCAGGCGGGCCGGACCGGGACTCCGGTCCGCGCAAGGAGAGGGGGACAACTCAATCCCAAATACACCTTTAAGAACTTTGTCGTGGGAGCCGGCAATCAGTTCGCCCATGCAGCCTGTATGGCTGTGGCCGAGCAGCCGGCCAAGGCGTATAACCCGCTCTTCATCTATGGCGGTGTGGGGTTGGGCAAAACGCACCTCTTAAATGCGATCGCGAACCATGTTGCGGAGCGAACCGACCTCCGGATCGCATACCTGACGACAGAGCAATTTACCAACGAAGTCATCAACTCCATCCGCTATGACAAGATGATGGACCTGCGCAAACGGTATCGTCACATCGACATGTTGATGATCGACGACATCCAGTTCTTGGCCGGGAAAGAACGGACACAGGAGGAATTCTTTCACACGTTCAACTCGTTGTACGAGGCCCACAAGCAGATTGTTTTATCCAGCGACCGGTTCCCCAAAGACATGCCCGATATCGAAGAACGGCTGCGGTCACGGTTTGAATGGGGACTGATCGCAGATTTACAGCCGCCCGACGTTGAAACCAGGATCGCCATTCTCAGGAAGAAGTCCGAAGACGAGGGTGTCACGCTGCCGGAGGACGTGATCCAGTTTCTCTCAACAACCATGAAAAGCAACATCCGCGAGCTCGAAGGATCGCTGGTGCGCCTTGGAGCCTATGCGTCGTTGACCGGGCAGACGATCACCCTCGACATGGCGAAGAACGTGCTCCGGGACCTCATCGGCGACAAAAAGAAGATCGTGTCGATGGAAGATATTCAAGAGGCCGTGAGCGCGCGCTTTCACGTGAAGATCGCCGACCTCAAGTCGAGGCGTCGCAGCAAGACGCTCGTGCATCCGCGCCAAATCGCGATGTACCTCTGTCGCGAATTGACCGACGCATCCTATCCCGAGATCGGGCGTCATTTCGGCGGGAAGGATCATACGACGATCATTCATGCCTGTCGGCAGATCACGAAAGCACAGGACGGCGACGCCACGCTGAACGCGACATTGGAGAGCCTCAGGGAGGAGATTCTCAGGGGGTGA